GCCGAGTGCCGCCAGTATGAAGAAAAAATCCGTTCCTACGGTAAAATCCACCTGTTCATGGGTGGTGTCGGTAATGACGGTCATATCGCTTTTAACGAACCGGCTTCTTCGCTGGCCTCTCGTACCCGTATCAAAACCCTGACGCATGACACCCGTGTGGCAAACTCCCGTTTCTTTGACGGCGACGTGGATCAGGTACCGAAGTACGCCCTGACCGTTGGCGTGGGTACCCTGCTGGATGCTGAAGAAGTGATGATTCTGGTGCTGGGCCATCAAAAAGCACAGGCGCTGCAGGCCGCGGTTGAAGGTAATGTTAACCACATGTGGACCATTAGCTGTCTGCAACTGCATCCGAAAGCGGTTGTAGTGTGCGATGAGCCATCCACGATGGAACTGAAAGTTAAGACGCTTAAATATTTCAACGAGTTAGAAGCAGAAAATATTAAAGGTCTGTAATGTAGCCTCCGCCCTGCCACGGTGTTCAGGGCGGCATTTTTTTGAAATCGGGGGTCGGAATGTATGCTTTAACCCAGGGTCGGATCTTTACCGGCCACGAAATTCTTGATGACCATGCGATTGTTGTCGCCAATGGCCTGATTGACCGCGTTTGCCCTGTGGCAGAACTGCCGCCAGAGATCGAACAACGTTCAGTGAACGGGGCCATTCTTTCCCCCGGCTTTATTGATGTCCAGCTTAATGGCTGCGGCGGCGTGCAGTTTAACGACACGGCAGAAGCCGTCACCGTTGAAACGCTGGAGATCATGCAGAAGGCCAACGAGAAATCGGGCTGCACCAACTATCTGCCTACGCTGATTACCACCAGCGACGATCTCATGAAGCAAGGTATTCGCGTGATGCGTGAATACCTGGCGAAACATCCGAATCAGGCGCTGGGTCTCCATCTGGAAGGCCCCTGGCTGAACCTGGTGAAAAAAGGGACGCACAATCCGAGTTTTGTCCGTCAGCCTGACGCTGCGCTGGTCGATTTCCTGTGCGATAATGCCGACGTTATCACCAAAGTGACGCTGGCACCGGAGATGGTTCCAGCGGAAGTGATTGGTAAACTGGCGAATGCCGGGATTGTGGTCTCTGCGGGTCACTCAAACGCCACGCTGAAAGAAGCGAAAGCCGGGTTCCGGGCAGGTATCACCTTCGCCACACATCTGTTCAACGCCATGCCTTATATTACCGGGCGCGAACCTGGCCTTGCCGGTGCGATTCTGGATGAAGCCGACATTTATTGCGGCGTAATTGCCGATGGCCTGCACGTCGATTATGCCAACATCCGCAACGCCAAACGGCTGAAAGGCGACAAACTGTGCCTGGTGACGGATGCGACTGCGCCGGCAGGGGCAAATATTGAACAGTTCATTTTTGCTGGTAAAACAATATACTACCGCAATGGACTTTGTGTAGATGAAAACGGAACGCTGAGCGGTTCATCATTAACCATGATTGAAGGCGTGCGTAATCTGGTTGAACATTGCGGTATTGCACTCGACGAAGTGCTGCGCATGGCAACCCTCTACCCTGCGCGTGCCATCGGTGTTGAGAAACATCTGGGTAGCATCGCAGCGGGTAAAGTGGCAAACCTGACCGCTTTCACACACGACTTTAAAATCATCAAGACCATCGTTAATGGTGACGAGGTCGTTACTGAGTAAGAGAAAGTATGACACCAGGCGGACAAGCTCAAATAGGTAATGTTGATCTCGTAAAACAGCTTAACAGCGCGGCCGTTTACCGCCTGATTGACCAGCATGGACCAATCTCGCGGATCCAGATTGCCGAGCAAAGCCAGCTTGCCCCTGCCAGCGTAACCAAAATTACGCGTCAACTGATTGAACGCGGGCTGATCAAAGAAGTCGATCAGCAGGCCTCCACCGGAGGCCGCCGCGCTATCTCTATCGTCACCGAAACCCGCAGTTTTCACGCCATTGGCGTACGTCTTGGTCGCCACGACGCGACCATTACTCTGTTTGATCTAAGCAGCAAAGTACTGGCGGAAGAACACTATCCGTTGCCTGAACGCACGCAGGAAACGCTGGAACATGCGCTGCTCAACGCCATTACCGCCTTTATCGACAGCAACCAACGCAAAATTCGCGAGCTCATCGCCATTTCCGTGATCCTGCCGGGACTTGTCGATCCGGAAAGCGGCAAGATCCACTATATGCCGCATATTCAGGTAGAGAACTGGGGACTGGTTGAAGCACTGGAAAAACGTTTTCTCGTCACCTGTTTTGTTGGCCACGATATCCGCAGTCTGGCCCTGGCGGAGCACTACTTTGGGGCAAGCCAGGACTGCGAAGACTCCATTCTGGTGCGCGTCCACCGCGGTACGGGGGCCGGGATCATCTCTAACGGTCGAATTTTTATTGGTCGTAACGGTAACGTTGGCGAAATTGGCCACATCCAGGTTGAACCGTTGGGCGAGCGCTGTCACTGCGGCAACTTTGGCTGCCTGGAAACCATCGCAGCGAACGCGGCGATTGAACAGCGCGTCCTCAATCTGCTGAAACAAGGCTACCAGAGCCGCGTTCCGCTGGAAGACTGCACGATCAAAACGATCTGCAAGGCGGCTAATAAAGGTGACAGCCTGGCCTCAGAGGTCATTGAGCACGTCGGGCGTCATCTGGGTAAGACCATTGCAATTGCCATCAACCTGTTTAATCCGCAAAAAATCGTGATTGCTGGTGAGATCACCGAAGCCGATAAAGTGCTGTTACCCGCCATTGAAAGCTGCATTAATACGCAGGCGCTAAAGGCGTTTCGCACGAACTTGCCGGTAGTGCGTTCCACGCTGGATCACCGCTCCGCCATCGGCGCCTTTGCCCTGGTAAAACGCGCCATGCTCAACGGTATTTTGCTCCAGCATTTGCTGGAAAACTGATGCGCTCTTATAGTATCGGATTATTAACACATTTCCTGGGTAGTTCATGACCATCAAGAATGTCATTTGTGATATCGACGGCGTGCTGATGCACGACAATGTCGCCGTACCAGGTGCGGCGGAGTTTTTGACGGGCGTAATGGAGAAAGGCCTACCGCTGGTGCTGCTGACCAATTACCCGTCACAGACCGGCCAGGATCTGGCAAACCGTTTCGCGACCGCTGGCGTCAATGTTCCGGACAGCGTGTTTTACACCTCAGCAATGGCGACTGCCGATTTCCTGCGTCGTCAGGAAGGAAAAAAGGCCTATGTTGTCGGCGAAGGCGCGCTGATCCACGAACTGTATAAAGCTGGTTTCACCATTACGGACGTGAACCCGGACTTTGTCATCGTCGGCGAGACCCGCTCCTACAACTGGGACATGATGCACAAAGCGGCTTACTTTGTGGCAAACGGCGCACGCTTTATCGCCACCAACCCGGACACCCACGGTCGCGGTTTTTATCCGGCCTGTGGCGCGCTCTGTGCCGGCATCGAGAAAATCTCTGGTCGTAAACCGTTCTACGTTGGTAAGCCGAGTCCGTGGATTATCCGCGCGGCGTTAAACAAAATGCAGGCGCACTCTGAAGAGACAGTGATTGTCGGCGATAACCTGCGCACCGATATTCTCGCTGGCTTCCAGGCGGGGCTCGAAACCATTCTGGTGCTCTCCGGCGTTTCCACGCTGGATGACATCGACAGTATGCCGTTCCGCCCGAGCTGGATTTATCCCTCCGTCGCCGAAATCGACGTTATTTAACACAGACCACGTCCCAGGACGTGGTTTTTCATTTTCGTCTTCCAGAAAAATAAATCCATCCAACAAAACAGGCGAAAAACTGATAATTCATCAATGAATACGCTCAATGTGTAATCTTTTTTCACTAATCAACAATCACCATTGCGTTTTTTCTTTTTCTGACCCCAAACCTCTTGCACCGCCTGTTCCTTTGCGGCATTTTCTTTAGCAAGCAAACACAAAAAGCATTACGCAACAGGTTAACGGAGAAGGTTATGTGTTCGATTTTCGGCGTATTCGATATTAAGTCAGATGCAGGTGAACTGCGTAAAAAAGCCCTTGAGCTGTCACGCCTGATGCGCCATCGCGGCCCGGACTGGTCCGGTATTTATGCCTGCGATAAGGCCATTCTGGCCCATGAACGTCTGTCGATTGTCGACGTCAATGCTGGCGCTCAGCCGCTGTATAACGACAAGAAAACTCACGTACTGGCCGTGAACGGTGAAATCTACAACCACCAGGCGCTGCGTGCAGAATATGGCGATCGCTACGCGTTCCAGACCGGTTCTGACTGCGAAGTGATCCTTGCGCTGTATCAGGAAAAAGGCGTGGAATTTCTCGACGATCTGCAAGGGATGTTTGCCTTCGCGCTGTATGACAGCGAACAGGATGCATATTTGATTGGTCGCGACCACATCGGCATCATTCCGCTGTATATGGGTTACGACGAGTTCGGCAACCTGTACGTCGCGTCGGAAATGAAAGCGCTGGTACCGGTTTGTCGTACCATTAAAGAGTTCCCTGCAGGAAGTTATCTGTGGAGCAAAGACGGTGAAATCCGTCAGTACTACCAGCGTGACTGGTTCGACTACGATGCCGTAAAAGATAACGTTACCGACAAAAACGAGCTGCGCCAGGCGCTTGAAGATTCCGTCAAAAGCCATCTGATGTCTGATGTCCCTTACGGTGTGTTGCTCTCGGGCGGTCTGGATTCTTCAGTGATCTCGGCGATCACCAAAAAATTCGCTGCCCGTCGTGTGGAAGATGACGAGCGTTCTGAAGCCTGGTGGCCGCAACTCCACTCCTTTGCCGTCGGTCTGGAAGGTTCTCCGGATCTGAAAGCCGCGCAGGAAGTGGCGAACCATCTGGGGACCGTGCATCATGAAATTCACTTTACGGTACAGGAAGGGCTGGACGCGATCCGCGACGTGATTTATCACATCGAAACCTATGATGTGACCACCATTCGCGCCTCCACGCCGATGTACTTAATGTCGCGTAAGATCAAAGCGATGGGCATCAAAATGGTGTTGTCTGGTGAAGGTTCTGATGAAGTCTTCGGCGGTTACCTCTATTTCCACAAGGCGCCAGACGCCAAAGAACTGCACGAAGAGACGGTGCGTAAACTGCAGGCGCTGCATATGTTTGACTGCGCCCGCGCTAACAAGGCCATGTCGGCCTGGGGTGTGGAAGCACGCGTCCCGTTCCTGGATAAAAAATTCCTCGACGTGGCGATGCGTATCAACCCGCAAGATAAGATGTGCGGCAACGGTAAGATGGAAAAACATATCCTCCGTGAATGTTTTGAATCCTACCTGCCGGCAAGCGTGGCCTGGCGTCAGAAAGAGCAGTTCTCCGACGGAGTGGGCTACAGTTGGATCGATACCCTGAAAGAGGTGGCCGCTAAGCAAGTTTCCGATCAGCAACTGGAAACCGCCCGCTTCCGCTTCCCGTACAACACGCCATCGTCGAAAGAAGCATATCTGTACCGCGAGATCTTCGAAGAGCTGTTCCCGGTACCGAGCGCCGCAGAATGTGTACCTGGTGGTCCCTCCGTCGCCTGCTCTTCCGCTAAAGCGATCGAATGGGACGAAGCGTTCAAAACCATGAACGATCCATCAGGTCGCGCCGTGGGTGTTCACCAGTCCGCTTATCAATAAGCTACACTGATGAAAAGGGCCTTTCGGGGCCCTTTTTTGATCCTGAAAAACAGTACAGAAAGCGATTAATAACCAATAATTGCCGAATATTGCGTCACGCTGTTCGCAACCTAACCAAACAGTCACATTCCGGCCGTTTTCGATGAAAAAGGGGTTGACGCTTCAAGGCTCAATACGCATAATGCGCCCCGCAACGCCGATAAGGTAACGCGCGAAAAAAGATGGCTACGTAGCTCAGTTGGTTAGAGCACATCACTCATAATGATGGGGTCACAGGTTCGAATCCCGTCGTAGCCACCATCTTTTTGCGGGAGTGGCGAAATTGGTAGACGCACCAGATTTAGGTTCTGGCGCCGCAAGGTGTGCGAGTTCAAGTCTCGCCTCCCGCACCATTCCCATAAAAGCGTTGCACGGATGGGGTATCGCCAAGCGGTAAGGCACCGGTTTTTGATACCGGCATTCCCTGGTTCGAATCCAGGTACCCCAGCCATATTTCTTCGAGTTTGCGGATTACCGCGACGGTCATTGGGGTATCGCCAAGCGGTAAGGCACCGGTTTTTGATACCGGCATTCCCTGGTTCGAATCCAGGTACCCCAGCCATCGAAGAAATACAGTTTCTGGCTACGTAGCTCAGTTGGTTAGAGCACATCACTCATAATGATGGGGTCACAGGTTCGAATCCCGTCGTAGCCACCATATATCAGAACCCGTTAATTCATGCTAACGAGTTCAAAAACAATTTGTTGGGGTATCGCCAAGCGGTAAGGCACCGGATTCTGATTCCGGCATTCCGAGGTTCGAATCCTCGTACCCCAGCCAAATTCGTAAGCATTCATAATGTGAATGCAGGAAGTACCTGAAATTGTAAATTGGGGTATCGCCAAGCGGTAAGGCACCGGATTCTGATTCCGGCATTCCGAGGTTCGAATCCTCGTACCCCAGCCACATTAGAAAAGCTCGCTTCGGCGGGCTTTTTGCTTTTCTGCGTTTATTGCCTGATGGCGCTACGCTTATCAGGCCTACGATCGTAGGCCTGGATTAAAATTACAACCCTAATGCGTATTTCAGCGCCTGACGCTTTAACACGCCAGCGCGTTCTGCCGCCATCAGTCCGAGGTTACGAATAATCCGTAACGGCTGCAGGTCATTGCTGAATCCGGCGTAGAACAGATCCATCCCGCTTTGCATGATGAAGTTATCCGCCATACGCCGGGTCTGATAACGCTTCAGAACCGGCTGGCTCGCCCAGGATTCGCCATAACTGCGGGCATTGACCAGTACATCGAGAAGCGCGTCCACATCGCGATAGCCCAGATTAACCCCCTGCCCGGCCAGCGGATGTATGGTATGCGCCGCATCCCCTACCAACGCCAGCCCAGGCTGAACATATTGCAAAGCATGACGACGCGTCAGCGGGAACGCGCCTGCCGCAACGGGCATCACTTGCCCCAGTCGTGCCGGGAAGTGCTTTGCGATCTCCGTCTGAAGCTGTGCCATACTCAGCCCCTGCAACTGACGGATCCGCGCCGGTGAGTCATACCACACCAGCGATGCCCAATTGTCGAACAGCGGCAGAAACGCGCGCGGGCCGTCCGGGGTAAACTGTTGCCAGGTGCTGTCGCCGGGATCGTTCTCGCACTGCACGGTAATCAGCATGCAGGATTGCGCATACTGCCAGGCGTGGATACCAATGCCGGCCATCTGCCGCACCTGGGAATTTGCCCCATCCGCGCCAATCACCAGTTTTGCCGTGACTCGTTCGCCACCAGCCAGCTCAAGCTCATGACGATCGTTGTGACGATGCAGCGCAATCAGCGAGGCAGGAACCCGCAGCGTCACTTTGGGATGTCCTTCCAGCGCCTGCCAGAGCGCCTGTTGCAGAACGTTGTTTTCGACCATATACCCGAGCAGTGGCAACTTCAGTTCGCTGGCATCAAATACCACATGCGCGTTTTCCCACTCCCAGGTTTCCAGTCGACGATACGGATGAGTGCGCATCCCCTGCACAGCATCCCAGACGCCAAGCCCTTTCAACAGAGAAACTGAGGCCGCGCTGATCGCCGAAATACGCACGTCCGGCTGGCTGTCTGCGACAAACGGCGCAGGCGCGGCATGTTCGATCACGGTAACCGTAAATCCATGCTGCGCCAGTCCCAGCGCCAGCGCGCCACCGACCATCCCCCCGCCGACAATGGCAATTTCCGTTGGTTGATTTGTCATGGTCAATCATCCTGTTACATGTATTGCGTAAGTTTACAGGATTTTTTACCCCTTGAGGCTGATAACGGTCATACTGGTCACCAGGGCAGCAAAGCATTACACTATGCGCCCTGCAATTCAGCCACTATTTCGCAAGAGCAAGTCGATGACCAAAAAACTCCATATTAAAACCTGGGGCTGTCAGATGAACGAATACGATTCATCGAAGATGGCCGATCTGCTGGATGCCACTCACGGGTATCAACTGACCGACGTGGCGGAAGAAGCGGATGTGCTGCTGCTGAATACCTGCTCAATCCGCGAGAAGGCTCAGGAAAAAGTCTTCCATCAGTTGGGGCGCTGGAAACTCTTAAAAGAGAAGAATCCCGACCTGATTATCGGCGTCGGCGGCTGTGTGGCGTCTCAGGAAGGTGATCACATTCGCCAGCGCGCGCATTATGTCGATATCATTTTTGGGCCGCAAACGTTGCATCGCCTGCCTGAAATGATTAACTCCGTTCGCGGCAACCGCAGTCCAGTTGTCGACATCAGTTTCCCGGAGATCGAGAAGTTTGACCGTCTGCCGGAACCGCGCGCGGAAGGTCCGACCGCCTTTGTCTCAATTATGGAAGGCTGCAACAAGTACTGTACTTACTGCGTGGTGCCTTACACTCGCGGTGAGGAAGTCAGCCGCCCGTCTGATGACATCCTGTTTGAGATCGCCCAGCTTGCCGCTCAGGGCGTGCGTGAAGTCAATCTGCTCGGTCAGAACGTCAACGCCTGGCGCGGACAAAACTATGATGGTACCACCGGTTCGTTCGCCGACCTGCTGCGTCTGGTTGCCGCCATTGATGGCATTGATCGTATTCGCTTCACCACCAGCCATCCGATCGAGTTCACCGACGACATCATTGAGGTCTATCGCGACACGCCGGAGCTGGTGAGCTTCCTGCACCTGCCGGTACAGAGCGGTTCGGATCGCGTACTGAACCTGATGGGGCGTACCCACACGGCGCTGGAATACAAAGCGATCATCCGTAAGCTGCGTGCGGCGCGTCCAGACATTCAGATAAGCTCTGACTTTATCGTCGGTTTCCCGGGTGAAACCACCCAGGACTTCGAGCAGACCATGAAGTTGATTGCCGACGTCAATTTCGACATGAGCTACAGCTTTATCTTCTCTGCACGTCCGGGAACGCCGGCCGCCGACATGGTGGATGACGTGCCGGAAGAAGAGAAGAAGCAGCGTCTGTATATTTTGCAGGATCGCATTAACCAGCAGGCGATGGCCTGGAGCCGTCGTATGCTCGGCACCGTTCAGCGCATTCTGGTGGAAGGAACGTCGCGCAAGAGCATCATGGAGCTGTCTGGTCGTACTGAAAATAACCGCGTGGTGAACTTCGAAGGCTCGCCGGAAATGATCGGTAAATTTGTCGATGTGGAAATCACCGATGTCTGGACCAACTCACTGCGCGGGAAAGTGGTGCGCACCGAAGAGGAAATGGGGCTGCGCATTGCCGAAACCCCGGAATCGGTGATTGCCCGTACCCGTAAAGAGAACGAGATTGGCGTCGGATTCTGGCAGCCTTAATTCTGCGAAAACGTCAAAATGCCCGATGGCGCTGCGCTTATCGGGCCTACAGAGCACGACGCTTCATAGGCCCGATAAGGCTCTTGTATTTCCTCTCTGCGCCCCCATCTTTATTCCAGTGCTTGCGCCTTTCACCCGTGGCGTGAATAATTTCCTGACAGGCCGGTGAATGTTCATCTTCCGGCTCCCTATGCATAAGAGGAACAGTTTGAACACAGACACTCGCGAAATTACCCTTGAGCCGGCAGATAACGCCCGTCTGCTGAGCCTTTGCGGCCCGTTTGATGACAACATTAAACAGCTGGAACGCCGTCTCGGCATCGAGATTAACCGCCGTGACAACCATTTTAAACTGACCGGTCGCCCGATTTGCATCACCGCTGCCGCGGATATTTTACGTAGCCTGTACGTCGATACCGCGCCAATGCGCGGCCAGACGCAGGATATCGAGCCGGAACAAATCCACCTCGCGATTAAAGAAGCA
The DNA window shown above is from Citrobacter farmeri and carries:
- the nagD gene encoding ribonucleotide monophosphatase NagD; amino-acid sequence: MTIKNVICDIDGVLMHDNVAVPGAAEFLTGVMEKGLPLVLLTNYPSQTGQDLANRFATAGVNVPDSVFYTSAMATADFLRRQEGKKAYVVGEGALIHELYKAGFTITDVNPDFVIVGETRSYNWDMMHKAAYFVANGARFIATNPDTHGRGFYPACGALCAGIEKISGRKPFYVGKPSPWIIRAALNKMQAHSEETVIVGDNLRTDILAGFQAGLETILVLSGVSTLDDIDSMPFRPSWIYPSVAEIDVI
- the nagC gene encoding DNA-binding transcriptional regulator NagC — encoded protein: MTPGGQAQIGNVDLVKQLNSAAVYRLIDQHGPISRIQIAEQSQLAPASVTKITRQLIERGLIKEVDQQASTGGRRAISIVTETRSFHAIGVRLGRHDATITLFDLSSKVLAEEHYPLPERTQETLEHALLNAITAFIDSNQRKIRELIAISVILPGLVDPESGKIHYMPHIQVENWGLVEALEKRFLVTCFVGHDIRSLALAEHYFGASQDCEDSILVRVHRGTGAGIISNGRIFIGRNGNVGEIGHIQVEPLGERCHCGNFGCLETIAANAAIEQRVLNLLKQGYQSRVPLEDCTIKTICKAANKGDSLASEVIEHVGRHLGKTIAIAINLFNPQKIVIAGEITEADKVLLPAIESCINTQALKAFRTNLPVVRSTLDHRSAIGAFALVKRAMLNGILLQHLLEN
- the nagA gene encoding N-acetylglucosamine-6-phosphate deacetylase, which encodes MYALTQGRIFTGHEILDDHAIVVANGLIDRVCPVAELPPEIEQRSVNGAILSPGFIDVQLNGCGGVQFNDTAEAVTVETLEIMQKANEKSGCTNYLPTLITTSDDLMKQGIRVMREYLAKHPNQALGLHLEGPWLNLVKKGTHNPSFVRQPDAALVDFLCDNADVITKVTLAPEMVPAEVIGKLANAGIVVSAGHSNATLKEAKAGFRAGITFATHLFNAMPYITGREPGLAGAILDEADIYCGVIADGLHVDYANIRNAKRLKGDKLCLVTDATAPAGANIEQFIFAGKTIYYRNGLCVDENGTLSGSSLTMIEGVRNLVEHCGIALDEVLRMATLYPARAIGVEKHLGSIAAGKVANLTAFTHDFKIIKTIVNGDEVVTE
- the nagB gene encoding glucosamine-6-phosphate deaminase, translating into MRLIPLTSAEQVGKWAARHIVNRINAFKPTADRPFVLGLPTGGTPLTAYKALVEMHKAGQVSFKHVVTFNMDEYVGLPKEHPESYHSFMHRNFFDHVDIPAENINLLNGNAPDIDAECRQYEEKIRSYGKIHLFMGGVGNDGHIAFNEPASSLASRTRIKTLTHDTRVANSRFFDGDVDQVPKYALTVGVGTLLDAEEVMILVLGHQKAQALQAAVEGNVNHMWTISCLQLHPKAVVVCDEPSTMELKVKTLKYFNELEAENIKGL
- the miaB gene encoding tRNA (N6-isopentenyl adenosine(37)-C2)-methylthiotransferase MiaB, encoding MTKKLHIKTWGCQMNEYDSSKMADLLDATHGYQLTDVAEEADVLLLNTCSIREKAQEKVFHQLGRWKLLKEKNPDLIIGVGGCVASQEGDHIRQRAHYVDIIFGPQTLHRLPEMINSVRGNRSPVVDISFPEIEKFDRLPEPRAEGPTAFVSIMEGCNKYCTYCVVPYTRGEEVSRPSDDILFEIAQLAAQGVREVNLLGQNVNAWRGQNYDGTTGSFADLLRLVAAIDGIDRIRFTTSHPIEFTDDIIEVYRDTPELVSFLHLPVQSGSDRVLNLMGRTHTALEYKAIIRKLRAARPDIQISSDFIVGFPGETTQDFEQTMKLIADVNFDMSYSFIFSARPGTPAADMVDDVPEEEKKQRLYILQDRINQQAMAWSRRMLGTVQRILVEGTSRKSIMELSGRTENNRVVNFEGSPEMIGKFVDVEITDVWTNSLRGKVVRTEEEMGLRIAETPESVIARTRKENEIGVGFWQP
- the ubiF gene encoding 3-demethoxyubiquinol 3-hydroxylase, producing MTNQPTEIAIVGGGMVGGALALGLAQHGFTVTVIEHAAPAPFVADSQPDVRISAISAASVSLLKGLGVWDAVQGMRTHPYRRLETWEWENAHVVFDASELKLPLLGYMVENNVLQQALWQALEGHPKVTLRVPASLIALHRHNDRHELELAGGERVTAKLVIGADGANSQVRQMAGIGIHAWQYAQSCMLITVQCENDPGDSTWQQFTPDGPRAFLPLFDNWASLVWYDSPARIRQLQGLSMAQLQTEIAKHFPARLGQVMPVAAGAFPLTRRHALQYVQPGLALVGDAAHTIHPLAGQGVNLGYRDVDALLDVLVNARSYGESWASQPVLKRYQTRRMADNFIMQSGMDLFYAGFSNDLQPLRIIRNLGLMAAERAGVLKRQALKYALGL
- the asnB gene encoding asparagine synthase B, whose protein sequence is MCSIFGVFDIKSDAGELRKKALELSRLMRHRGPDWSGIYACDKAILAHERLSIVDVNAGAQPLYNDKKTHVLAVNGEIYNHQALRAEYGDRYAFQTGSDCEVILALYQEKGVEFLDDLQGMFAFALYDSEQDAYLIGRDHIGIIPLYMGYDEFGNLYVASEMKALVPVCRTIKEFPAGSYLWSKDGEIRQYYQRDWFDYDAVKDNVTDKNELRQALEDSVKSHLMSDVPYGVLLSGGLDSSVISAITKKFAARRVEDDERSEAWWPQLHSFAVGLEGSPDLKAAQEVANHLGTVHHEIHFTVQEGLDAIRDVIYHIETYDVTTIRASTPMYLMSRKIKAMGIKMVLSGEGSDEVFGGYLYFHKAPDAKELHEETVRKLQALHMFDCARANKAMSAWGVEARVPFLDKKFLDVAMRINPQDKMCGNGKMEKHILRECFESYLPASVAWRQKEQFSDGVGYSWIDTLKEVAAKQVSDQQLETARFRFPYNTPSSKEAYLYREIFEELFPVPSAAECVPGGPSVACSSAKAIEWDEAFKTMNDPSGRAVGVHQSAYQ